The Christiangramia forsetii KT0803 DNA segment TTATATTGCAGATGCTGAATCTGTGAAATATGGTACTGCAAATAATATGATCCAGGAGTTTGTTTATGATCTGGAAAATTCTTTGCAAAATGAAGCTAAGGCCGAACTGGCCAATATTGGAAAACTATATCTGGATAGTGAAGACAGGCTTCAATTTGAACCTTTTACAGAGATTAATTTCCTGACTCAATCTTTTGGGTTGGATTCTTATAAAACGATTCCGGTTCAACGGGAAGTTTACAAAAAACAGGTGGAGGAAATTGAGGAAAAAGCGCCTCTTTTATTCACTCCGGAAAGAAGAAAATCTTCTCTTCTAAAATATGCTGCTATTGGACTTATAGCTCTTGGAGTTTCTAGTTTCGCAGGTTTGAATATTTATAGCAGCCAGGTTTCTAAGCATAATATCGCTGAGCAACAGGAGGCTGAAAGCCAGCTTCAGGAACAAATACAGCAGGCAACCTTTATAATTGACAATCCTTTACCTGCGGTTACTTTTGAAGTAGAAAAGCAGTCTGGAAACTATCATATTATTGCCGGTGCCTTTAGAGTGGAAGAAAATGCTCAGAAGAAAGTTGATGAACTGCGTGAAGATGGCCATAAAGCAAGGCTTATTGGAGCCAACAAATACGGACTCCATCAGGTGGTATATTCCAGCCACCAAGGCCGAAGAGAAGCCATCAATAAACTTTACGAAGTAAAAAGAACGAATGAAGCTGCCTGGTTATTAGTTCAGGAACTTTAATACTTTCTTAACGGCATAAGCTCCAAAATCCTCCTTACTTTTGCAAAAAAATTGATATGGAGGCTAAACCACCAAGCGAATCACGTACTACCTTAACCGATCTTGTTTTACCTAGTGAAACTAATCCACTAAACAATCTTTTTGGAGGTGAGTTACTTGCGCGTATGGATCGTGCTGCCAGTATTGCTGCAAGAAGACATAGCCGAAGAATTGTTGTTACTGCATCTGTAAATCATGTAGCTTTTAATAAAGCAATTCCTTTAGGAAGTGTGGTAACTGTTGAAGCAGTAGTTTCAAGAGCTTTTAAGAGCTCTATGGAAATCTACATAGATGTTTGGGTGGAAGATCGTGAAAGTGGCCGTAGAACCAAAGCAAATGAAGCGATCTATACGTTTGTTGCTGTTGATGAAACCGGAGTTCCAATTCAAATTCCTGCTTTGGCACCAGAAACCGATTTGGAAAAAGAACGTTACGAAGCTGCTTTAAGAAGAAAACAATTGAGTCTTGTTCTTGCTGGAAAGATGAAACCAACGGAGGCTACGGAGCTAAAAGCTCTTTTTGAGGATTAATTAGCCACCGGGGTTCTGAAAATTAAACCGAAGGCCTATTCCTATTGTAAACAGAAAGTTATTGTTAAAGTAAGAATCCCTTGCTGCCGAAGTTTCAATATTGGTAAAATCATAGTCTATCCCGGTTTTTAGAAAAATACCGAATGTCTTATCCAATCTTCTGGCAATTTCTGCGGAAAGCCAAAGCTTCCCGCCATCTTCGCTAAACTTATCTTCTGCAGCTGTATAAACATTGGAAATGATTCCTATCCCCGATTTATAATGTAAATTCCATTCTTTATTAATAGGCTTATAATATCCAAAATCGGCGCCCAGCAGATGAAAAGTACCTCGCTGGAAATTCCCTGTAGCTGAAATATTCTCTGGATATATGCGATGTACGGCAACCCTTGCGCCCAGTGTAAATTTCGGTTTAAAAAACCAGTTAAAATCCAGGGCATAACCCGGATCAAATTTATAATTGGAATACACTGAACTCCCCAAACTTACAGGATAATATATTTCAGCATTAAAAAATACGGTTTCGGGATTTTCTGAATATTGGTTTGAATACCTGTTCTCTTCCTGCGCATTTAAAGCAACAGCTAAAAGGCTGAAAATCAGAATAAGCTTAATATTCGAAATCATAGGAAGTGTTTACAGCATTTACAGGGACAACAATTTGCTCTACAGGGTTTTCTCCTAGCCCATACGTAAAAATAATCTCTGACTCCTCCATAATGTATAAACTCAGTGAAACGGGATCACTATCTGGCCTATGCTCCCTTAAAGAAATAAAGTTAGCACCTTCATTCGGCTGGGCTACAAAAACCCCATCTTCATAAACAAAATTTTGAACCGGCTGTTCATATTGCAGCCTATAAATCAGGGTGTCCCCAACCCCGGAAGTATTTGAAATATTAAACTGAAACTCCAGTCTTCTGGCGAGCGATATCTCTTCCAAATCATAAAGCGGTGCATGATTCCCGGTAGGATCATAATAATACAGGGAAGCATATCTGGAATCATGGTCTAATTCCAATGGATTTACGGCTAATATAAGCCCATGAGAATAGGTGTCAAGCGAGTTAAAGTTAAAATCTCCATTTTCATCAGAATGGCCTTTTCCCAATATCTTATCTGTATTGGAACCAATCCTGGCCTCTCTGGAGCCTATTGAAAATATTTCAACTCCCTTAACAGGAGCGTCGTCTAAAAATACTAATGAGCCCCTAACCTCTATACGCTTGTTTTCTTCAATAAGAACTTCGTCACAAGCATAAAGGGAAAGTAAAACGAGTAATAAGAGGATTTTTTTCATACCCACAAAATCATATTCTATAGATACCAAAGTACATAAAAGGTTGCGTTAAATAACTTACATCCTGTAAATCCAATCTCCAGGATCCATTTTCTGGTCATTTTTATAAAGTAAAAAGTGCAGTGTAGTCTTGCCAGTAGTTCTACTGGTGGCAACCTCCCCAATTTCCTGTTCGGTAGTTACCTTATCCCCTCTTTTTACATATACTTCCTGAAGGTTATTATAAATGGTAATATAATCACCATGTCTAACCATAACCGCCTGATTTGCTCCTTTTACCGCCTGAACTTCACTAACGGTTCCGTTAAAAACCGCACGGGCTTTACCGCCTTTATCAGTATCTATACGCACCCCATTGTTATTAACCATGACAGATCTTACCACCGGGTGCGGCTGCTTTCCATAACGCATGGTTACTACCCCAGATTTAACAGGCCATGGCAATTTCCCTTTATTGTTATTAAAATCGGTTGCAAGTGCTTTTGCCGCCGGAGTCAATTCAAAGGTACTTCTGGAAGTTGAACCGCTACCGCTTTCCTTATTCGCTTTAGCAATAGATTCCCGAATCATTTTATCTATGGCACGGTCTATCTGATCAATCTCACTTTGTTTCTTTCTTATTTGTGTAGCAAATTCTCCCTCACGTTTTCTAATGGTAGCCATTAAGGTTTGCTGGGATTTTCTATTCTCTTCCAGCTGTGCCCTTGTTTTTCTATTTTCAGCAATAAGCTTTTCTTTTTCTTCTTTTTGCTGAACAAGTCGCGAATTAAGTTCTTGTAGTTCTCTTGTATTTGCCTTTATTTCTTCTCCCTGCTGCTTGCGATAGTTGGTATACTGTTTCATATACTGAAGTCGCTTGTAGGCCTGCAAAAAGTTCTCTGAAGATAACAGAAACATCACTCTACTTTGTTGGGATTTACTTTTATAAGATTTCTCTATCATTCGGGAGTAATCCTCTTTCAGTTTTTCAAGTTCCTTTCTTAACTGACCGATTTTATTGGTATTGGTATTGATCTCCCGGGTTAATAAATTTGCCTGCTGATTGGTAAGTTTAATAAGATCTTCGGTACTTCTAATCTGTTGATTTAAATCTTCCACCTGCCCCAATACCGAACTTTGTTTCTTTTGATTCGAAATTCGGAGTTCATTGATCCTGCTTATCTCATTCCGAAGTTCGATCCTTCTCTTTTCGAGATCTTCACGATTGGTTTGGGCATTGGCCAGATTATAGCCAAAAAATAAAAACAAGAAGAATAATAGGGATCTTGAAAACTTTAGTTTGATCATTTTAAACTGATTTCTTCGTAACCGGATGGAATGTCAAATGGAAAGCTAACTTCCTCATTAAATGAAATATTTCTGTAAGTAAGATCAATATTAGTACTTGAACCTCCTTCATTTGCAATGATCTTTATATTTTCAGGAAAAACCAAACCGTCTATTTCCTGATAGTCTGAATAGGTAACCGTTAATCCCCGATTATCAAGTCCCTGTAATAATTGCTGCGCCTCTGCCTTTAGATTTGACGGATTTAAAAGAAACATTTTTTTCATTATTTCCCCATTGTCATTTACAAACTGAAAACCACGAGGGGATTGTGTAAAATTATATTCTTCTTCACGAAGATCATAGATAGCCTGCCCTATTAATAAATTTTGAAGTTTTTGAAAATCAAGCGGAGTTCCCAGAAAGTCACTTACCAGTCTAAAGTCTCCGTCAAAATAAGTTTGAGTCACTTTCTCATAGTAACTTACACTAGTTGGCGTGATATAAGCCTTCGCTACTGGAAACCCAAGAATGCTGGCGCTCATCCAAATCGCTTTATCTTTTTCCATTCTGAAACTAAGATTTACAGACTGTGTTCTTTCATCATTCTGATATACGGCACGGAGTTTTCCCGAGGCTGTTTTAAATTGAGTTTCGGCAGTATAATGCTTTTTTATTACTGAAACTGCTTCAGCATTCTTCGTAGCGATCTTCCCGGTAGATTTTCTACTACCACAGGAAATAACTACAACTGAAAGTAGGATTAGGGCAACTATTCTTTTTAACATCAATTAGTTTCTTTTTTTAAATTTTCCGCTTTCTGGCGATATTCTTCAGCTTTATCTGCATTTTTCATACCACTGTAACTTATTATAAGCTGGGAATAAAAATCAATTTCCATCAATGTATCGTCTATAAGGTAATCAAGGCCATCTTCTAAACTTTCCTTAGCCGATTCAAAATCCATTAATTTATTGAGAGCGACTGCTTGAAATAAGTAAAGCATGGGCTGGGAAGGAAATCCTTCTAAAGCTTCTCCACTTAAGCCTTTTGCAGCTTCATATTTCTCAAATTCCAATTGCAAAAGAAGCGTATTCTTGGTTAATTCAAAGTTCCCCGGATTTTCTTTTAAACCCAACTCAAAAAACTTCAAGGCATCCTCACGATTGTTCCTTTTTAAATAGTATCGCCCAAGCTGCTCATAAAGCTTTGGAGCATCTTCCCACTCGGTAAGGTTTCCGGCAACTTCAATTAGATCTTCTTCATATGTTGGATTCTCCTGAACAAAATTCAAAAAATCATTTAAAACCTTAAATTTTGATTCTGCATCTATCTCCTCACTTTCAAAAACAATCTTCATGGAAGCTACAGCGGCTTCGGTATCACCTTTACTCAAATAAAACTTATACAGAGCAAGATGAGCCAGTGTTGAACCGGGATTCGTATCCAAAAGCTCCTGTGCAACTTTAAAAGCCTCTTCATCTTCCCCATTTTCACTGTAGATATAAATGAGATTTAGATAATTTTGTTCAACATCAGGATTATCTGAAATGCCTTGTTGAAGATTTTCTATTTGTGCAACGGTATTGTTCGTACGTGCAAAAATTTGGCGTCTCAATGAATTTCTGTAAGAATTGGCTCCAAGTTTAGTATCCAACTCATCCAGTAAACTCAATGCCTGTTCATAATTTTCATTCAGCAAATAAAGATTTGCAAGATCCTGTTTGTAAGCTTCATCAATTGGAATTAGCTTCTTCAAGGTTGTTATTGCTCCATCAAAATCTTCGGTCATCCTATAAGTCTGGAATAGATATACCAGGATAGACTCTTTTTGAGGTTCCAGCTCACTCGCTTTTTTGAAATTAGTAATGGCCTGTTCAAACTGTTCAAGCTCCTGGTAGTTCTTTCCTAATTCAAAATAAACAACAGATTTTTCTGTATCCAGCTTAAGGCATTTTTCTAAAGCAATGATCGCTTTTTCATAGTTTTCAATACCTTTTTGCTTTAGAGCTTCAAAAAAATATTCCTGAAACTCATCACTAACATTGCCTAGATCGTCCTGATTAATATCCTGAAAAGGCTGCGGCAATTCCTGCGAATTAACGGGAATCGCCAGCAAAGCCATCAACAGGATGAAAATCAGTTTCTTCATTATAAATTTTATTCTAAAACGGAAAAGTCTCCAATACTAATCTGAGTGAATTCCCCATTAAATTTAGCATGATTTCCGATCATCGCATTATCAAGCTTCGCATTTTTCACCTCTGCAAAAGTTTGAATAAGACTATTCTTAACCGTTGAATTTTCAATTTTTGTCCCATTTCCTACTGAAACATTCGGGCCAATCTTGACATTGATCAACTCTACATTTTCACCAATATAACATGGCTCGGTAATTTCAGAATCCTTGATCTTTACTGAATCTGAAATCAACTTTTCTCCATCTTGATGAAGAAAATTAAGCATTCTACCGTTAGTCTCTACGGTTACATTTTTATTTCCGCAGTCCATCCATTCATCAACTTTCCCGGGAACAAACCTTAATCCGTTTTTTCGCATCGCCTCGATCCCGTCGTTGATCTGATATTCTCCGCCTCTGGTTAATTTCGCGTCTAATACATTCTGAAGTTCATTTTTCAAAACCTCAACATCTTTGAAATAATAGATCCCGATAACTGCAAGATCTGATACAAATTCTTCCGGCTTCTCCACCAAGTCTGTGATCTCGTTATTCTGATTAAGTTTCACCACCCCATAAGCTGAAGGATTTTCAACTTTTTTAACCCACATTACGGCATCTGCTTCTTTGTCCAGGTTAAAATCTGCTTTAAAAAGTGTATCTGCATAGGCCACAACAGCAGGACCAGTCAAAGATTCTTTAGCACACATGATCGCATGCCCTGTTCCAAGTGGTTTATCCTGATAGTAGATCGTGCCTTTAGCCCCAAGGCTGTTGGCAATTTTCATGAGATCTTTTTCAACCTGCTCTCCAAAATCCTCTCCGATTATAAAAGCGACTTCATCTATTTTCTCATCCAAAACCTTCGCGATATCTTCTACAAGACGATGTACAATTGGTTTTCCCGCTATAGGAATTAACGGTTTTGGTACGGTTAAAGTATGTGGACGAAGTCGTGAACCACGACCTGCCATTGGTACAATTATTTTCATTTTAAATTTTTTTGTGATTTTTATTTTAAATATCCTTTACTTCTAAGGTCTTTGTGAATTTCATTAATATTTTCTGGAATTTCAGCCTTTAACAACCAATTAACGTCCAGGCCGTTGTAAATAGCAGATCGCATCAGATAATCATTATTGCCTATAAGTTTTCCCAGTTCTTTCAACTGATCTTCAAATTCAAGAATATAATCATCATGCAATTTATCTATAAGGAGCATCACCTTGAATATTCTGGAAATGATAGCCACGCAAAATTTTCTTGATTTACCAGGTGTTACCTTCAGGATATTATCCCTGTTAAGTTTCACAATTTCTTCCAGCAACAATAAATTCAGACTTACTTCCCCAAATTTGTCTTTAGTAATTTTCACATGCTCTGTAATCTCACCACTTAGGTAACGAACATCCATATTCAAATATCCTATGGAATAAAACCTTTCTGATATTTGCCGGGCACGTTTTAAGACCCTTGTTTCCATTTCCTGCCTTTGCTGCCCCACCGTACTGGTATTTACAAGCTCAAAATGTAAACGGTTAGCCAACATCAAATCTTTTTTCAGCAGCCTAAGGATTAATTTGTCTTTTTCCCTATCAGGCAGATGAGCAATGGCTTCTTTAAATTCTTTATCGAATTTCATTCAACACTATTTACAGAAAATTTTTTAAAACAGCTTCTTTTTGTTAAGGAACGCTCTTTAATTATTCGTGACCTGTACTTCCAAAGCCTCCAACTCCACGCGAAGTTTCACCTAAAATGTCTACTTCTTCCCAGGAAATATGTTCGTGTTTTGCAATGACCATCTGAGCAATTCTTTCCCCATTGTTCACCACAAATTCTTCATTGGACAAATTTACAAGGATCACGCCTATTTCTCCGCGATAATCGGCATCAATTGTTCCGGGTGCGTTAAGTACAGTGATTCCTTTTTTTGCAGCCAGACCGCTACGTGGTCTTACCTGTGCTTCAAAACCTAAAGGCAGTTCCATAAAAAGCCCGGTTTTTATGATCGCTCTTTCTAAAGGTTTTAAAGTAACCGGTTCTTCAATATTTGCCCGAAGGTCCATTCCGGCTGAAAAATCTGTTTCGTAATGCGGCAATTTATGTGCCGACTTATTAATAATTTTTATGTCCATGAATTAAGATTGTATGATTTTGAGAATTTGTTTTTTTTCTGAAAAATAAACTATCCCAATAAAAAGTAATAATAACGGTATTCCCACGAAATAATTTCCGCGAAATACATAAAATGAAAGTGCCGATATTATGATTGAAAGGAATAAATAACCTCCTATCTTTTTTATATTATACGGAATTGGATAATACTTCTGACCGAAATAGAAGGAAAGCAGCATCATTAACCCGTAAGCAGCCAGCGTTGCAATTGCAGATCCGGTATAACTTATCACAGGAATAAGCCATAGGTTTAATGCAATGGTAAGCACAGCTCCCGCAAGTGAGATATAACCGCCAAATTTTGTGCGATCTGTGATCTTATACCATACCGAAAGGTTATGATATATTCCCAGAAACAAGTTCGCCAAAAGAATTAACGGAACAATTTCCATCGCTTCCCAGTATGTGTCATTCTGAATTAAAATTAGTTTCAGAAAATCTACAAAGACGATGACCCCTACCAGAATTAAGCTTCCAAAAACCACAAAATAGTTCGTGATCTGAGCATAAGTTTGAGCGGCGTTCTTAGATTCTGCATGACTAAAAAAGAAAGGTTCTATCCCGAGCCTAAAAGCCGTGGCGAAAAGCGTCATGAATAGCGCCAGTTTATAACAGGCAGAATAAGCTCCAATTTCAGACCTTGCAATATCCTCTGGCAATAAATAGTCAAGCATAATCCTGTCAAAAACCTCATTAATGGAAAAAGCGATCCCTGCAATAAGAACGGGAAAAGCATATCTCATCATAGATTTCCATAAAGTAGAATTGAATTTAAAATCAATCTTTATATAGAAAGGAAACATCAATAACAACGTGAGTGAGCTAGCGATCAAATTCGCAATGAAAACATAGCTAATCTCGAAGTCTGGAATATATATAGTTTGAAAAATTTCTGATCCTTCAGCCAGGTCTTTGAGAAAGAGTAAGAAGAAAACATTTAGACCTAAATTCACCGCAACATTTAGAATCTTTATAATTGCATAACGCATGGGCTTTTCTGAAGCTCTTAACCATGCAAATGGAATGATCACTAAAGCATCCAGCAATAAAATCCAGATGGCCAGGTTGATATATTGTATGGGTATTCCTGTGATTGCCGAGATCCATTCCTTAGAAATAAATGCTATCCCAAAAAATAATAAAGAAGAAATAACCAGGGAAATTCCTGAAGTACTTAAAACTTCTCTTTTATTCGATTGTTTATTATAAAACCGAAAAAAAGCGGTTTCCATACCGTAAGCCAGAATTACATTAAAGAGCACGAAATAGGCAAAAATCACCGAAATTTCACCGTATTCTTCTTTCGGTAAAATTTCGGTGTATAATGGAACTAATAAGAAACTGAGCATTCTTGGCAACACAGTTGCCAATCCGTAAATAAAAGTTTGCTGAAAGAGTTTCTTAAAAGTACTCAACAGGAGTAGGTTGGTTTATTACAAATATCTGAATAAATCAGGAGTATAAAAGCTTTAGCCTTATTCCTTTTCCACAATTCCTGTTAGCTTATAGTATTTAATCTTATCATTCTGAGTGAAAACTAAAATAGCTTCGTCTTCTTCTATAGAGAATGGGCTTTCTTCAGGCAATTGAGGTGGTTTATTGCCATATTCTTGCTTTGGGTCTTCATGCATTACCATATCATCGCTTCCCATGCGGAAATTCGCCACATAAAGGTTTGGCTTTTCCTGACTCTTTTCAAGTTTAGATTTCATTCCATGAAAATACACAGCATCCATGCTAATTCTTTGATCCTGAATTGCAGTGATTGGAATATTTAATTCTATTCCATTGGAGTTATAGGTGTAATAGACCTCATTAAACTGTGCAGGAGAACGTTCCTGAAGGTCTTTATTGCTTCCGCAGGAAGCAAATAGCGTTAGTATAAAGATTCCGGTAGTTAAAAGTAGTGCATTTTTCATCTCGTCTGGTTTTTAGATTTGAAGGTATAAAAACAAAACCCATACCAAATAAAAAAGCCCTCTAAAATGAGGGCTATTTTTATATTTAATTTATAGTTGCAAGGTTGAGATTCCTCGCTACGTTTTGAATGACAAACTATCCATTAAGAGCCTCTGCTCCACCAACGATCTCAAGGATCTCATTGGTAATGGAAGCCTGTCGTGCTTTGTTATAAGAAAGCTTAAGATCATCTCTAAGTTCTGTGGCATTCTCTGTAGCCTTATGCATCGCCGTCATACGTGCACCGTGTTCTGAAGCAAAAGAATCTCTAAGCGCTTTAAATAATTGCATTTTTAGAGATTTTGGAATCAGATCTTTAACGATTTCCAATTTTGAAGGCTCAAAGATATAGTCCAGTTGTTTGTTCTCTTCAGAATCAAATTGTTCGATAGGCAAAAATTGTTCATGCTGAACAATTTGCGTAGCGGCATTTTTGAACTGGTTGTAAACCAGAACGATCTTATCATACTTCTCATCAAGGAACAACTGCATCAATTCTTCAGCGATAGCTGAAGCATTTTCAAAGCTTAGATCATCATAGATCTCATTATTATTCTTATGAATATCATATTCCTTTTTTAGAATATCGTTGGCCTTTTTCCCAACGGTATAGATATCTATATTTTTGGCTTTGTAATCGTTCTTAGCCTTGTACTTAACCGCTTTTATGATATTGGTATTAAAAGCACCGGCCAGTCCCTTATTTGATGAAATAGCAACGATCAAAACATTTTTTACCTCGCGCTCCTCGGCGTATTTACTGCCCGCATCATCATCTAATGTAGCACTTAAATCCTGTAGCAACTGGGTAAGCTTTTCAGAATAGGGACGCATTTGGGTAATTGCATCCTGAGCCTTGCTCAACTTTGAAGCCGATACCATTTTCATGGCTTTGGTAATCTGCATCGTTGAAGATACCGAAGTAATCCTGCTACGTAATTCTTTTAAGTTTGCCATTTTTATTTAGTATTGAGTATTGAGTAATTATCTGTTGGTAATTACTCAATACCTTTATAATTTCATTTGTAAATACAATAATTTGGGACCTAATCTCAAATCTTAGTACTCAATACTAGTTTTTGTATTTAGCTGAAAGTTCTTTAGCCGTCTGAGTCAAAGTATCAATTACTTCATCAGTTAATTTTCCTGCTTTAAGAGTATCAAGTGTATCTCTGTGTTTTGTATCAAGATATGCAAGATAATCTCTTTCAAACTCCTTTACTTTTTCTACTGGTACATCTCTCAACAAATTCTTAGAACCTGCATAAATGATCGCAATCTGGTTTTCTACCGGGTAAGGATCGTTTTGTCCCTGCTTAAGGATCTCCACGTTACGCTTACCTTTAGAGATCACGCTCATGGTAGTTGGATCAAGATCAGATCCAAACTTAGCAAATGCTTCAAGTTCACGATACTGAGCCTGATCAAGTTTTAACGTACCTGCAACTTTCTTCATCGACTTGATCTGAGCGTTACCACCCACACGAGATACAGAAATACCCACATCAATTGCAGGACGTACCCCCGAGTTAAATAGATCTGAAGTTAAGAAGATCTGTCCATCTGTAATGGAAATTACGTTGGTTGGAATATATGCTGAAACGTCACCCGCCTGAGTTTCGATAATTGGAAGAGCGGTAAGTGATCCGCCACCTTTCACCTTGTCTTTAAGACTTTCAGGAAGGTCATTCATTTGCTTAGCGATCCCATCATCATCTATCACTTTTGCTGAACGCTCCAGTAATCTTGAGTGAAGGAAGAATACATCCCCAGGATATGCCTCACGTCCCGGTGGACGACGAAGTAAAAGGGAAACCTCACGATAAGCAACCGCCTGCTTAGAAAGATCATCAAAAACGATCAATGCAGGACGACCTGTATCTCTAAAATATTCACCAATCGCTGCACCTGCGAAAGGAGCATATACCTGCATTGGAGCAGGATCTGATGCGTTTGCAGCAACAATAGTAGTATATGCTAAAGCTCCTTTATCTTCTAATGTTTTAGCAATCGCCGCAACGGTTGAAGCTTTTTGACCAATAGCTACATATATACAATAAACCGGCTCGCCGGCATCGTAAAATTCTTTCTGGTTAAGAATGGTATCAATACAAACGGTAGTTTTACCTGTTTGACGGTCACCAATTACCAACTCACGTTGTCCTCTTCCTACCGGTACCATCGCATCGATAGATTTGATACCTGTTTGAAGTGGCTCAGTTACCGGCTGACGATAAATTACCCCAGGAGCTTTACGCTCCAACGGCATTTCAAAAGTTTCACCTTCAATTGCACCCTTACCATCAATTGGAGCTCCTAAAGTATCAACCACACGGCCAACAATTCCTTCTCCAACATTGATAGAAGCGATACGCTGAGTTCTTTTTACTGTAGAGCTTTCTTTGATCTCATTTGCAGGACCTAAAAGTACTACCCCAACATTATCTTCTTCAAGGTTTAGAACGATTCCTTCAAGTCCGCTTTCAAACTGAACCAATTCGCCATATTGAGCATTCGCCAGTCCGTAAACGTTAGCAATACCGTCACCTACGGTTAGAACGGTACCCACTTCGTCTAGAGAGGCCTTGGATTCAAAACCTGATAATTGTTGTTTTAATATTGCTGATACTTCAGCAGGATTTACTTCTGCCATAATTATTCAAGATAAAATGCCACATTAAAATGCGACGGTTTTAATTAAATTTTTGAAACGTATGTGTTGTCTTTTAATTCTCTTTCCAGTCTTCGAAGGTTTCGGGAAACGCTTGCATCATATTGCAAATCTCCAACCCTTAACACAAAACCGCCAATGATGTCTTCATCAATGACACTTTTTAGACTCGCTTCTGAACCTGTTAACTCTTTTACCTTAGAGAGAATAACAGCTTCAAGTTCTTTATCTAGCGGTACCGCAGTAGTTACAACAGCCTGCCGTACATTATTCAATTCATTAAATTTAATGATATACTGTCTTGCCACTAAATGAAGAATACCAATTCTTCCGTTTTCCAACAGAATATCAATCGCGCCTTTGG contains these protein-coding regions:
- the atpG gene encoding ATP synthase F1 subunit gamma; the protein is MANLKELRSRITSVSSTMQITKAMKMVSASKLSKAQDAITQMRPYSEKLTQLLQDLSATLDDDAGSKYAEEREVKNVLIVAISSNKGLAGAFNTNIIKAVKYKAKNDYKAKNIDIYTVGKKANDILKKEYDIHKNNNEIYDDLSFENASAIAEELMQLFLDEKYDKIVLVYNQFKNAATQIVQHEQFLPIEQFDSEENKQLDYIFEPSKLEIVKDLIPKSLKMQLFKALRDSFASEHGARMTAMHKATENATELRDDLKLSYNKARQASITNEILEIVGGAEALNG
- a CDS encoding oligosaccharide flippase family protein — encoded protein: MSTFKKLFQQTFIYGLATVLPRMLSFLLVPLYTEILPKEEYGEISVIFAYFVLFNVILAYGMETAFFRFYNKQSNKREVLSTSGISLVISSLLFFGIAFISKEWISAITGIPIQYINLAIWILLLDALVIIPFAWLRASEKPMRYAIIKILNVAVNLGLNVFFLLFLKDLAEGSEIFQTIYIPDFEISYVFIANLIASSLTLLLMFPFYIKIDFKFNSTLWKSMMRYAFPVLIAGIAFSINEVFDRIMLDYLLPEDIARSEIGAYSACYKLALFMTLFATAFRLGIEPFFFSHAESKNAAQTYAQITNYFVVFGSLILVGVIVFVDFLKLILIQNDTYWEAMEIVPLILLANLFLGIYHNLSVWYKITDRTKFGGYISLAGAVLTIALNLWLIPVISYTGSAIATLAAYGLMMLLSFYFGQKYYPIPYNIKKIGGYLFLSIIISALSFYVFRGNYFVGIPLLLLFIGIVYFSEKKQILKIIQS
- the atpA gene encoding F0F1 ATP synthase subunit alpha; the encoded protein is MAEVNPAEVSAILKQQLSGFESKASLDEVGTVLTVGDGIANVYGLANAQYGELVQFESGLEGIVLNLEEDNVGVVLLGPANEIKESSTVKRTQRIASINVGEGIVGRVVDTLGAPIDGKGAIEGETFEMPLERKAPGVIYRQPVTEPLQTGIKSIDAMVPVGRGQRELVIGDRQTGKTTVCIDTILNQKEFYDAGEPVYCIYVAIGQKASTVAAIAKTLEDKGALAYTTIVAANASDPAPMQVYAPFAGAAIGEYFRDTGRPALIVFDDLSKQAVAYREVSLLLRRPPGREAYPGDVFFLHSRLLERSAKVIDDDGIAKQMNDLPESLKDKVKGGGSLTALPIIETQAGDVSAYIPTNVISITDGQIFLTSDLFNSGVRPAIDVGISVSRVGGNAQIKSMKKVAGTLKLDQAQYRELEAFAKFGSDLDPTTMSVISKGKRNVEILKQGQNDPYPVENQIAIIYAGSKNLLRDVPVEKVKEFERDYLAYLDTKHRDTLDTLKAGKLTDEVIDTLTQTAKELSAKYKN
- the atpH gene encoding ATP synthase F1 subunit delta; amino-acid sequence: MRGTRAAQRYAKAILSLAKDKNSAEAVNEDMISISKTVVNSRDLENMLTSPVIKDSTKKSALLEIFKDLNTITKGAIDILLENGRIGILHLVARQYIIKFNELNNVRQAVVTTAVPLDKELEAVILSKVKELTGSEASLKSVIDEDIIGGFVLRVGDLQYDASVSRNLRRLERELKDNTYVSKI